From a single Vitis vinifera cultivar Pinot Noir 40024 chromosome 18, ASM3070453v1 genomic region:
- the LOC100243780 gene encoding blue copper protein, with the protein MAGVGVVCVVFLVLCAVMPSLATDYTVGDSTGWTMGADYSTWTSGKTFVVGDTLVFNYGGGHTVDEVSASDYSTCTVGNAITSDSTGATTISLKKTGTHYFICGVIGHCGSGMKLAVTVESGKTTAPPTSSSATPSSGAATTSPATPTATTTTTPSSTVAHSSAGNAFSPFVAVVITWLALFLLVLS; encoded by the exons ATGGCGGGTGTCGGAGTTGTGTGCGTAGTCTTCTTGGTCCTGTGTGCTGTAATGCCAAGTTTGGCGACTGATTATACCGTGGGTGACTCGACCGGTTGGACAATGGGCGCTGATTACAGCACTTGGACTAGCGGGAAGACCTTCGTCGTTGGCGACACTCTTG TATTCAATTATGGAGGGGGACATACTGTGGACGAGGTGAGTGCAAGTGATTATAGCACTTGCACAGTTGGGAATGCTATTACTTCAGATAGCACAGGCGCCACCACAATATCTCTCAAAAAAACAGGCACGCATTACTTCATATGTGGGGTAATTGGACATTGTGGTAGCGGGATGAAGCTTGCTGTTACGGTGGAATCAGGAAAAACCACTGCACCGCCTACCTCGTCGTCCGCAACACCATCTTCCGGTGCCGCCACCACTTCACCTGCGACGCCCACTGCCACTACCACTACCACACCTTCATCTACTGTTGCTCATTCATCTGCAGGGAACGCTTTTTCTCCATTTGTAGCTGTAGTAATCACTTGGCTTGCTTTGTTTTTGTTGGTTTTGTCATGA
- the LOC100248931 gene encoding 29 kDa ribonucleoprotein A, chloroplastic has product MALLRHLCFPSTTSFLTPQPLQKPLHSILSFSSSFSPLSHALPLRTTRRINLFHVSASAQTQSPPPASPSTAVTVDTPQNDEEEEFSRTRLIAQNIPWTCTAQDIRSLFEKYGTVLDVELSMHNKTRNRGLAFISMGSPEEALAALSNLESYELEGRAIKVNYANPQKKKPSSPIQHKPVTPYNLFIANLPYQARAKDLREFFSSGNCNVVSAEVIFHENPRRSSGYGFVSFGSKEEADTALSSFQGQMFMGRPLRVARSRRFVKRENKMSDQTEDVANPLNSNSEQSGEGDDI; this is encoded by the exons ATGGCACTACTTCGGCATCTATGCTTTCCATCGACGACCTCGTTTCTAACACCTCAACCACTCCAGAAACCTCTACATtctattctctctttctcttcttctttctctcctctctctcacgCCCTTCCACTCCGAACCACAAGAAGAATCAACCTCTTCCACGTCTCTGCTTCAGCCCAAACTCAATCGCCTCCTCCTGCTTCTCCTTCTACTGCTGTTACCGTTGACACCCCACAGAATgacgaagaagaagaattttCTCGAACAAGGTTGATAGCACAGAACATCCCCTGGACTTGCACTGCCCAAGATATCCGGTCTCTGTTCGAGAAGTACGGCACCGTGTTAGACGTTGAG CTTTCGATGCATAACAAAACCAGAAACAGGGGTCTGGCGTTCATCTCAATGGGCTCACCCGAGGAGGCTCTTGCGGCTCTCTCCAATCTCGAATCGTAT GAATTAGAAGGCCGTGCTATAAAGGTTAATTATGCCAACCCCCAAAAGAAGAAACCTTCTTCTCCTATACAACACAAGCCAGTGACACCATACAACCTTTTTATAGCAAATTTGCCATACCAGGCAAGGGCTAAAGATCTTAGGGAGTTCTTTAGTTCTGGAAACTGTAATGTTGTCTCTGCAGAagttatttttcatgaaaatccTAGACGATCCTCTGGGTATGGATTTGTTTCTTTTGGTTCCAAGGAAGAGGCAGACACCGCACTTTCTTCTTTCCAGGGACAG ATGTTTATGGGAAGGCCACTTCGAGTTGCTCGTAGTAGAAGATTTGTGAAacgagaaaataaaatgagtgaCCAGACTGAAGATGTAGCAAACCCATTGAACTCCAATTCTGAGCAATCAGGAGAAGGTGATGACATCTGA
- the LOC100266077 gene encoding uncharacterized protein LOC100266077, translating into MDIPQEIDDYIKESIQYSLGLPVSAQTLELKLQASLEAQNQLRDRCLHLHSKLKEKDEIIERTRAEASMNALALKKFVEENQKLALECANLLSQCSKWEKECSLYDHDREALMDFGNEADERAKEAEMRVRELEEELRRSVDELRFYKHEYELRAVDSSVHGTAVEENLLESVLATLINKDGGVATAHDFLEANSEHELCQELLKMWNHLKPSTQRVLSLAAEVKTLENEREHLKLNLHRAEEEVKLLFDENNLLDEENKRLLQQYLKERNHPGSGGKHISSASAKGNKRKCSPKTHSPIERKIDFNDLESSRQPLSPLQHNSPNPRLHKK; encoded by the exons ATGGATATTCCTCAAGAAATTGATGACTACATCAAAGAATCTATCCAATACTCACTAGGCCTCCCCGTTTCTGCACAAACTTTGGAGTTAAAGCTTCAAGCCTCCTTAGAAGCCCAAAACCAACTCCGTGATCGCTGCTTGCATCTTCATTCTAAATTGAAGGAGAAAGACGAAATCATCGAACGAACTAgg GCTGAAGCGAGTATGAATGCATTGGCACTGAAAAAGTTCGTTGAGGAGAATCAAAAATTGGCTTTGGAGTGTGCGAATCTTTTGAGTCAGTGTTCCAAGTGGGAGAAAGAGTGCTCTCTCTACGATCATGACCGAGAAGCTCTGATGGATTTTGGAAATGAGGCTGATGAGCGGGCAAAGGAGGCTGAGATGCGTGTTCGTGAGTTGGAGGAGGAGTTGAGGAGATCGGTAGATGAATTGCGGTTCTACAAGCATGAATATGAGCTACGGGCg GTTGATTCATCGGTGCATGGCACAGCTGTGGAAGAAAATCTACTTGAGTCAGTTTTAGCAACATTAATTAATAAGGATGGAGGGGTAGCAACTGCACATGATTTCTTGGAGGCAAATAGTGAGCACGAACTGTGCCAAGAGTTGCTGAAAATGTGGAATCA CTTGAAGCCATCAACTCAAAGGGTTCTATCACTTGCTGCTGAAGTGAAGACACTTGAGAATGAAAGGGAACATTTAAAGCTCAACCTACACAGAGCTGAAGAGGAG GTGAAGCTGTTGTTTGATGAAAACAACTTATTGGATGAGGAGAACAAAAGATTGTTGCAGCAATACCTCAAAGAAAGGAACCATCCCGGTTCTGGTGGAAAACATATCAGTAGCGCTTCTGCCAAg GGCAACAAGCGAAAATGTAGCCCCAAGACGCATAGCCCCATTGAGAGGAAGATTGATTTCAATGACCTGGAATCATCAAGGCAGCCTTTATCACCCTTGCAACATAACTCTCCTAACCCTAGACTCCATAAGAAGTGA
- the LOC100254028 gene encoding uncharacterized protein LOC100254028 isoform X2 — protein sequence MMSATRLIVPYGGIGLHARSCHRFSGLASIPRPTRLSAVSGRHFLGNQDLKAFSTVGRVPSDRNTKMDTTVYCSTQPGASLPSGPPTNSWKNWIIGMLLSMVVPLWKYKLGPLLQLKNEVETAMNTTEQIAETIESVAEKVEQVADDIGNHLPEGGKLRQVADFVENVAKETAKGAHLVDAAIEKVEDIEKKVDSLVEEVEQVADDVEEVVGKEAAEQK from the exons ATGATGTCTGCAACAAGGTTGATTGTTCCTTACGGTGGTATTGGCCTCCATGCCAGGAGCTGCCACAGATTCTCAGGCTTAGCATCCATTCCCAGGCCCACCCGTCTTTCAGCAGTTTCAGGACGCCATTTTCTAGGAAATCAGGATCTGAAAGCTTTCAGCACTGTTGGGCGTGTGCCGAGTGATAGAAACACAAAGat GGACACGACTGTCTACTGCAGTACGCAGCCAGGAGCTTCTCTTCCTTCTGGACCTCCTACAAATTCTTG GAAAAACTGGATTATTGGAATGCTGTTGTCGATGGTTGTACCCTTGTGGAAATACAAACTGGGGCCATTACTGCAATTGAAAA ACGAGGTGGAGACGGCGATGAACACAACCGAGCAGATAGCAGAGACTATAGAATCGGTGGCTGAGAAAGTGGAGCAGGTGGCAGACGATATAGGGAATCACCTCCCAGAAGGTGGAAAACTCCGGCAAGTTGCTGATTTTGTCGAAAATGTAGCCAAAGAAACAGCCAAGGGTGCTCATCTAGTAGACGCAGCCATCGAAAAG GTGGAGGACATTGAAAAGAAGGTGGATTCATTGGTGGAAGAGGTTGAACAAGTGGCTGATGACGTAGAAGAAGTCGTTGGCAAGGAAGCAGCCGAGCAAAAATGA
- the LOC100254028 gene encoding uncharacterized protein LOC100254028 isoform X1: MMSATRLIVPYGGIGLHARSCHRFSGLASIPRPTRLSAVSGRHFLGNQDLKAFSTVGRVPSDRNTKMDTTVYCSTQPGASLPSGPPTNSWEIFGRKNWIIGMLLSMVVPLWKYKLGPLLQLKNEVETAMNTTEQIAETIESVAEKVEQVADDIGNHLPEGGKLRQVADFVENVAKETAKGAHLVDAAIEKVEDIEKKVDSLVEEVEQVADDVEEVVGKEAAEQK, encoded by the exons ATGATGTCTGCAACAAGGTTGATTGTTCCTTACGGTGGTATTGGCCTCCATGCCAGGAGCTGCCACAGATTCTCAGGCTTAGCATCCATTCCCAGGCCCACCCGTCTTTCAGCAGTTTCAGGACGCCATTTTCTAGGAAATCAGGATCTGAAAGCTTTCAGCACTGTTGGGCGTGTGCCGAGTGATAGAAACACAAAGat GGACACGACTGTCTACTGCAGTACGCAGCCAGGAGCTTCTCTTCCTTCTGGACCTCCTACAAATTCTTG GGAAATATTTGGCAGGAAAAACTGGATTATTGGAATGCTGTTGTCGATGGTTGTACCCTTGTGGAAATACAAACTGGGGCCATTACTGCAATTGAAAA ACGAGGTGGAGACGGCGATGAACACAACCGAGCAGATAGCAGAGACTATAGAATCGGTGGCTGAGAAAGTGGAGCAGGTGGCAGACGATATAGGGAATCACCTCCCAGAAGGTGGAAAACTCCGGCAAGTTGCTGATTTTGTCGAAAATGTAGCCAAAGAAACAGCCAAGGGTGCTCATCTAGTAGACGCAGCCATCGAAAAG GTGGAGGACATTGAAAAGAAGGTGGATTCATTGGTGGAAGAGGTTGAACAAGTGGCTGATGACGTAGAAGAAGTCGTTGGCAAGGAAGCAGCCGAGCAAAAATGA